One segment of Haloplanus natans DSM 17983 DNA contains the following:
- a CDS encoding 30S ribosomal protein S4e yields the protein MTRHQKRLSVPKSWPVERKTATWTVKADAGPHGEAGVPLLIVLRDVLGYVDSRKEANYALNEGGVYVNGDVPSSVERPIGMFDILAFPEREEFYRVFPDEGGRLALTPVDADAAGSRLGKIARKTQVTGGDIQLTLHDGANVRVDAGTEYATGDSLVVDNETKDIVAHFVYEEGALVTAVAGSHAGEIGTIEDITVTPGSGDNVVTVSQDDDEGFETVEEYVVVIDENFTEEADE from the coding sequence ATGACGCGACATCAGAAACGACTCTCGGTCCCGAAGTCCTGGCCGGTCGAACGGAAGACCGCGACGTGGACGGTCAAGGCCGACGCCGGTCCGCACGGCGAGGCGGGGGTTCCCCTGCTCATCGTCCTGCGGGACGTGCTCGGCTACGTCGACTCGCGGAAGGAAGCCAACTACGCGCTCAACGAGGGCGGCGTCTACGTCAACGGCGACGTGCCGTCGAGCGTCGAACGCCCCATCGGGATGTTCGACATCCTCGCGTTCCCCGAGCGTGAGGAGTTCTACCGAGTGTTCCCGGACGAAGGCGGTCGGCTGGCGCTGACGCCCGTCGACGCCGACGCGGCCGGAAGCCGCCTCGGCAAGATCGCCCGCAAGACGCAGGTCACCGGCGGCGACATCCAGTTGACGCTCCACGACGGCGCGAACGTTCGCGTCGACGCGGGGACGGAGTACGCCACCGGCGACTCGCTCGTCGTCGACAACGAGACCAAAGACATCGTCGCCCACTTCGTCTACGAGGAGGGTGCACTCGTGACCGCCGTCGCCGGCAGCCACGCCGGCGAGATCGGTACGATCGAGGACATCACCGTCACGCCCGGTAGCGGCGACAACGTCGTCACCGTCTCCCAGGACGACGACGAGGGCTTCGAGACGGTCGAGGAGTACGTCGTCGTGATCGACGAGAACTTCACCGAGGAGGCTGACGAATGA
- a CDS encoding arsenic resistance protein, producing the protein MTRLSKQWVQHNQVGIYAVGVILAIGVGLGLPSASTALEPLINPVLAVLLYVTFLEIPFVRIRRAFRNGRFMTAALGMNFVVVPVVVFALTRVLPQEPVILVGAFMMLLTPCIDYVITFTELAGGDAEQITAATPALMLVQLLLLPLYLWLFMGQQVAEFIEAGPFIEAFVVIIALPLTLAWATEYWAERSERGAQWQDTMGRLPVPMMGATLFVVIASQLPRVQDSIGQVAAVVPVYVAFLVIMPLLGRFVAGVLGMEAGESRALVFTAVTRNSLVVLPLALALPSGYALAPALVVTQTLVELTGMVVLTRIVPAWLVPDS; encoded by the coding sequence ATGACACGACTCTCGAAACAGTGGGTACAGCACAATCAAGTCGGCATTTACGCCGTCGGTGTCATCCTCGCAATTGGTGTCGGCCTCGGTCTTCCAAGCGCGAGCACGGCGCTGGAGCCGCTGATCAACCCCGTGTTAGCGGTGCTGTTGTACGTAACCTTCCTCGAGATTCCGTTCGTCCGAATCCGTCGGGCGTTCCGGAACGGCCGATTCATGACGGCTGCGCTCGGGATGAACTTCGTTGTCGTGCCGGTCGTCGTGTTCGCCCTCACCCGAGTCCTTCCGCAGGAACCGGTGATCCTCGTGGGGGCGTTTATGATGTTGTTGACGCCGTGTATCGATTACGTCATCACGTTCACCGAACTCGCGGGCGGTGACGCAGAGCAGATCACGGCCGCGACGCCAGCGCTGATGCTCGTCCAGCTACTGTTGCTCCCGCTGTACCTCTGGCTGTTCATGGGCCAGCAGGTCGCCGAGTTCATCGAAGCCGGGCCGTTCATCGAGGCGTTCGTCGTCATCATCGCGCTCCCGCTGACGCTCGCGTGGGCGACCGAATACTGGGCGGAGCGCTCCGAACGTGGCGCCCAGTGGCAGGACACGATGGGCCGGTTGCCGGTGCCGATGATGGGGGCGACGCTGTTCGTCGTGATCGCCTCCCAACTCCCGCGGGTGCAGGATTCGATCGGACAGGTCGCGGCGGTCGTCCCCGTCTACGTGGCGTTTCTGGTCATCATGCCGCTGCTCGGTCGGTTCGTGGCGGGTGTGCTCGGGATGGAGGCCGGCGAGAGCCGTGCGCTCGTGTTCACCGCTGTCACGCGGAACTCGCTGGTCGTTCTTCCGCTGGCGCTCGCGCTCCCGTCGGGCTATGCGCTCGCACCAGCGCTCGTGGTCACCCAGACGCTCGTCGAACTGACGGGGATGGTTGTCCTCACACGAATCGTCCCGGCCTGGTTAGTCCCGGATTCTTGA
- a CDS encoding 50S ribosomal protein L18: protein MATGPRYKVPMRRRREDRTDYHQRLRLLKSGKPRLVARVSNRHVRAQLITPGPSGDETHAAASSEDLAEYGWDAPTGNLPSAYLTGYLAGMRALDAGLTEAVLDIGLNTATPGNKVFAVQEGAIDAGLEIPHSESVLADWSRNRGEHIAEYAEQLDEPLYGGDFDATALPEHFDEVRERLMEDNEQ from the coding sequence ATGGCAACAGGCCCACGATACAAGGTCCCGATGCGGCGCCGCCGCGAGGACCGAACCGACTACCACCAGAGGTTGCGCCTGCTGAAATCCGGCAAGCCACGCCTGGTTGCTCGCGTGAGCAACCGGCACGTCAGGGCGCAGCTGATCACTCCCGGTCCGAGCGGTGACGAGACACACGCGGCCGCCTCCTCCGAGGACCTCGCCGAGTACGGCTGGGACGCCCCGACGGGCAACCTCCCCAGCGCGTACCTGACGGGGTATCTCGCGGGGATGCGGGCGCTCGATGCCGGCCTCACGGAGGCCGTCCTCGACATCGGTCTCAACACGGCGACGCCGGGCAACAAGGTGTTCGCAGTACAGGAAGGCGCAATCGACGCGGGACTCGAGATTCCGCACAGCGAGAGCGTCCTCGCGGACTGGTCGCGAAACCGAGGCGAGCATATCGCCGAGTACGCCGAACAGCTGGACGAACCGCTGTACGGCGGCGACTTCGACGCGACGGCGCTTCCCGAGCACTTCGACGAAGTGCGCGAACGACTGATGGAGGACAATGAGCAGTAA
- a CDS encoding 30S ribosomal protein S14, protein MSESQDEQDVTGEHASPRTGDRHQCRRCGRKQGLVGKYDIFLCRQCFREVARDMGFKKYR, encoded by the coding sequence ATGAGTGAATCACAGGACGAACAGGACGTGACCGGCGAGCACGCCTCGCCCCGAACCGGCGACCGACACCAGTGTCGTCGGTGCGGGCGCAAGCAGGGACTCGTCGGCAAATACGACATCTTCCTGTGTCGGCAGTGCTTCCGAGAGGTCGCACGCGACATGGGCTTCAAGAAGTATCGATAA
- a CDS encoding 30S ribosomal protein S5: MSSNDYGDGWEPRTRLGRKVQDGDISSMKAALESGLPLKEAEIVDQLLPGLDDEVLDINMVQRMTDSGRRVKFRCVVAVGNRDGYLGYAEARDDQVGSAIQKAIDVAKLNIIEVDRGSGSWEDRAGGVNSLTRKATGKAGSVTVEIIPAPQGLGLAAAPTVRNILELAGVQDAWTKSNGNTRTTVNLAKATYNALQNASQSRTPQRARRKQREVNE; encoded by the coding sequence ATGAGCAGTAACGATTACGGCGACGGCTGGGAACCGCGCACGCGGCTCGGCCGCAAGGTACAGGACGGCGACATCTCGTCGATGAAGGCAGCACTGGAGTCCGGTCTCCCGCTGAAGGAGGCCGAAATCGTCGATCAGCTCCTTCCGGGGCTGGACGACGAGGTGCTCGACATCAACATGGTCCAGCGCATGACCGACTCCGGGCGCCGGGTGAAGTTCCGGTGTGTCGTCGCAGTGGGCAACCGCGACGGCTACCTCGGCTACGCCGAGGCCCGTGACGATCAGGTCGGCTCCGCCATCCAGAAGGCCATCGACGTTGCCAAGCTGAACATCATCGAGGTCGACCGTGGCTCGGGGTCCTGGGAGGACCGCGCGGGCGGCGTCAACTCCCTGACCCGGAAGGCGACGGGCAAAGCCGGCTCGGTCACCGTCGAGATCATTCCCGCCCCGCAGGGGCTGGGGCTGGCAGCCGCACCCACGGTGCGGAACATCCTCGAACTCGCGGGCGTTCAGGACGCCTGGACGAAGTCCAACGGTAACACCCGGACGACCGTCAACCTCGCGAAGGCGACGTACAACGCGCTCCAGAACGCGTCGCAGTCGCGGACGCCCCAGCGGGCGCGACGCAAGCAGCGCGAGGTGAACGAGTGA
- a CDS encoding uL15m family ribosomal protein: MTNKKKRQRGSRTHGGGTHKNRRGAGHRGGRGRAGRSKHEFHNYEPIGKHGFKRPESAKDDVVEVTVQELDENAVLYVADGVAEETGDGYHIDARDVVDDGYEADVVKVLGDGQVRNELSVVADAFTASAVEKIESAGGSAALSERGEAAEAEKADDSEESDEE, encoded by the coding sequence ATGACGAACAAGAAAAAACGCCAGCGCGGCTCCAGGACACACGGTGGCGGCACCCACAAGAACCGGCGCGGCGCCGGTCACCGTGGCGGTCGCGGCCGCGCGGGCCGCTCCAAACACGAGTTCCACAACTACGAACCGATCGGCAAACACGGCTTCAAGCGCCCCGAGAGCGCGAAAGACGACGTCGTCGAGGTGACGGTGCAGGAACTCGACGAGAACGCCGTCCTCTACGTCGCCGACGGGGTTGCCGAGGAGACGGGCGACGGCTACCACATCGACGCCCGCGACGTGGTCGACGACGGCTACGAGGCCGACGTGGTGAAGGTGCTCGGTGACGGACAGGTCCGCAACGAACTGTCGGTCGTCGCCGACGCGTTCACCGCGAGCGCGGTCGAAAAGATCGAATCCGCCGGCGGAAGCGCGGCCCTCTCCGAACGCGGCGAGGCGGCCGAAGCCGAGAAGGCGGACGACTCCGAGGAGTCGGACGAGGAGTAA
- a CDS encoding 50S ribosomal protein L32e: MSDAEDDIQEIEDIGGVGPSKAEALRDAGYESIEDLKAASQSELADIDGVGNALAARIKADVGGLEVSEETEAEVEEEIEEDVEESEDVETELRPRGHADKTPDLDDEAARALVQKRRQGKPQFNRQDYHKKKRTPTSWRQPRGNLSKQRRGIKGKGATVEAGYRSPAAARGLHPSGFEEVRVHNTDDLEGVDPDSEAVRIASGVGGRKRERIEDVCEDREIRVLNPTYVEVEVETEDKA; this comes from the coding sequence ATGAGCGACGCAGAAGACGACATCCAAGAGATCGAAGACATCGGTGGTGTCGGCCCCTCGAAGGCCGAGGCGCTCCGCGACGCCGGCTACGAGTCCATCGAGGACCTCAAGGCTGCGAGCCAGTCCGAACTCGCCGACATCGACGGCGTCGGCAACGCCCTCGCCGCACGGATCAAAGCGGACGTGGGTGGTCTCGAAGTCAGCGAGGAGACCGAAGCCGAAGTCGAAGAGGAGATCGAGGAGGACGTCGAGGAAAGCGAGGACGTAGAGACGGAACTCCGTCCCCGCGGCCACGCCGACAAGACCCCGGACCTCGACGACGAGGCCGCCCGGGCGCTCGTTCAGAAGCGCCGGCAGGGCAAGCCACAGTTCAACCGGCAAGACTACCACAAGAAAAAGCGCACCCCGACCTCGTGGCGACAGCCGCGCGGGAACCTCTCGAAACAGCGCCGCGGGATCAAAGGCAAGGGCGCGACCGTCGAGGCGGGCTACCGCTCGCCGGCGGCCGCCCGTGGCCTGCACCCGAGCGGCTTCGAGGAGGTTCGAGTCCACAACACGGACGACCTGGAGGGGGTCGACCCCGACAGCGAGGCCGTTCGCATCGCGAGCGGCGTGGGCGGACGCAAGCGCGAGCGGATCGAAGACGTCTGTGAGGACCGCGAGATTCGCGTCCTCAACCCGACGTACGTCGAGGTCGAAGTCGAGACGGAGGACAAAGCATGA
- a CDS encoding 50S ribosomal protein L19e encodes MTDLSAQKRLAADVLDVGKDRVWFDPEAQGEIADAITREDIRDLVDQGTIQQKDASNNSRGRARERADKQAYGHRTGAGTRRGTAGARENEKANWTSRIRAQRRRLRELRDDGPLDRTQYRELYNKAGGGEFESVARLEAYIENNYDVEVND; translated from the coding sequence ATGACGGATCTGAGCGCACAGAAACGGCTCGCGGCCGACGTACTCGACGTTGGCAAGGACCGCGTCTGGTTCGACCCCGAAGCGCAGGGCGAAATCGCGGACGCGATCACCCGCGAGGACATCCGTGACCTGGTCGATCAGGGCACGATCCAGCAGAAAGACGCGTCGAACAACTCGCGTGGCCGTGCCCGCGAACGGGCGGACAAGCAGGCGTACGGTCATCGGACCGGCGCCGGCACCCGTCGCGGGACGGCCGGCGCGCGCGAGAACGAAAAGGCGAACTGGACGAGTCGAATCCGTGCCCAGCGGCGTCGTCTGCGCGAGTTGCGCGACGACGGCCCCCTCGACCGCACCCAGTACCGCGAGCTCTACAACAAGGCTGGCGGTGGGGAGTTCGAGAGCGTGGCGCGACTCGAAGCGTACATCGAGAACAACTACGACGTTGAGGTGAACGACTGA
- a CDS encoding BtpA/SgcQ family protein: MDTEAVVGADRPVVGMVHLPALPGAPRFDADGGRTAIHAAARRDAERLDAGGVDALIVENFGDAPFYPESVPRHVVAELTALVGTVREATDRPVGVNVLRNDGPSAVAVAAAAGAAFVRINVHVGARVADQGVLEGRAHETMRLRERLDADVRVLADVGVKHSAPMGRRDSAVGPEAFGDAVERGLADGVVVSGAATGRATDDDDLRAAVAARDEAGLDTPVFVGSGVTAETVGETLSVADGAIVGSALKAGGDAPNPVSVERVERLVAAADAVR, from the coding sequence ATGGACACCGAAGCCGTCGTCGGCGCCGACCGACCGGTCGTGGGCATGGTCCACCTGCCGGCGCTCCCCGGCGCCCCTCGATTCGATGCCGACGGGGGACGCACGGCGATTCACGCGGCCGCGCGTCGGGACGCCGAACGCCTAGACGCGGGCGGCGTCGACGCACTGATCGTGGAGAACTTCGGCGACGCACCGTTCTACCCGGAGTCGGTGCCGCGTCACGTCGTCGCGGAACTCACGGCGCTCGTGGGGACGGTACGGGAGGCGACCGACCGCCCCGTCGGGGTGAACGTCCTCCGCAACGACGGTCCGTCGGCGGTCGCCGTCGCGGCCGCGGCGGGCGCCGCGTTCGTCCGGATCAACGTCCACGTCGGGGCGCGCGTAGCCGACCAGGGAGTGCTGGAGGGGCGTGCCCACGAGACGATGCGACTCCGCGAGCGCCTCGATGCGGACGTTCGGGTGTTGGCGGACGTGGGCGTCAAACACTCGGCGCCGATGGGTCGGCGGGACTCGGCGGTCGGGCCGGAAGCCTTCGGCGACGCCGTCGAACGCGGCCTCGCGGACGGTGTGGTCGTGAGCGGAGCGGCGACCGGACGGGCGACCGACGACGACGACCTGCGGGCGGCGGTCGCGGCCCGCGACGAGGCGGGACTCGACACGCCGGTGTTCGTCGGGAGCGGTGTGACCGCCGAGACGGTGGGTGAGACACTCTCGGTCGCGGACGGCGCCATCGTCGGGAGCGCGCTCAAGGCGGGCGGGGACGCCCCGAACCCCGTCTCGGTCGAGCGTGTCGAGCGACTGGTCGCGGCGGCGGACGCGGTGCGCTAA
- the rplX gene encoding 50S ribosomal protein L24, translating into MTRQPRKQRTQTRTAPLHERHEQVKATLADDLREEYGQRSVRVNAGDTVEVLRGDHAGEEADVIAVDLKDGVVHVEDVTVEKADGEEVPRPLDASNLRVTDLDLEDDRRRARLEDSE; encoded by the coding sequence ATGACTCGACAGCCACGCAAACAGCGCACGCAGACACGAACGGCGCCCCTGCACGAGCGACACGAACAGGTCAAGGCCACGCTCGCGGACGACCTCCGAGAGGAGTACGGCCAGCGATCGGTTCGCGTCAACGCGGGCGACACCGTCGAAGTGCTCCGCGGCGACCACGCCGGCGAGGAAGCCGACGTGATCGCGGTGGATCTCAAAGACGGCGTCGTCCACGTCGAGGATGTGACCGTCGAGAAGGCCGACGGCGAAGAAGTGCCCCGGCCGCTCGACGCGAGCAACCTCCGTGTGACCGACCTCGATCTGGAGGACGACCGCAGACGGGCGCGACTGGAGGATAGCGAATGA
- the rpmD gene encoding 50S ribosomal protein L30 — MEALVQIRGEVNISGDVQDTLSMLNLHAVNQCTLVPETDTYRGMITKVNDYVAHGEPSADVVATLIRRRAEPLEGSVDIDDEWTAANTDYDGVDELAAALVDEETTLRDEGLSPSIRLHPPRGGHEGVKHPTVESGQLGKHSTEEIDRLLEAMR, encoded by the coding sequence ATGGAAGCGCTCGTCCAGATCCGCGGCGAGGTGAACATCTCCGGTGACGTGCAGGATACGCTCTCGATGCTCAACCTGCACGCCGTCAACCAGTGTACGCTGGTGCCCGAGACGGACACCTATCGCGGCATGATCACGAAGGTGAACGACTACGTCGCCCACGGCGAACCGTCGGCCGACGTGGTGGCGACGCTCATCCGTCGTCGTGCCGAACCCCTCGAAGGCTCGGTCGACATCGACGACGAGTGGACCGCGGCCAACACCGACTACGACGGCGTGGACGAGTTGGCGGCGGCGCTGGTCGACGAGGAGACGACGCTCCGCGACGAGGGGCTCTCCCCATCGATCCGGCTTCACCCGCCGCGTGGTGGCCACGAGGGCGTCAAGCACCCGACCGTCGAGAGCGGACAACTCGGCAAACACTCCACCGAGGAGATCGACCGACTGCTGGAGGCCATGCGATGA
- the secY gene encoding preprotein translocase subunit SecY — MGWKETAEPVLTRMPSVARPEGHVPFRRKLGWTAGILVLYFFLTNVQLFGLDAGTQSDLFGRFRSILAGSQGSILQLGIGPIVTASIVLQLLGGADLLGLDTDDPRDQVLYQGLQKLLVVVMICLTGLPMVFAGNFLPADPAVGQSLNIGLGGVQALLFVQIAVGGILILFMDEIVSKWGVGSGVGLFIIAGVSQQLVGGLFAWEGLGGTPGFFPTWFAILTGAQEIASPLTAQGLQALLLGQGQLLALVTTVLIFGIVVYAESVRVEIPLSHARVKGARGRFPVKLIYASVLPMILVRALQANIQFAGRILNSTWTAMPAWLGQYSNGQPTAGLFYYLAPIQSRTDWMWWLAGTAAEPWQIVIRVGLDLFVMVVGGAIFAIFWVETTGMGPEATAQQIQNSGMQIPGFRRNPQVIEKVMERYIPQVTVIGGALVGLLAVGANMLGTIGQVSGTGLLLTVSITYKLYEEIAEEQLMEMHPMMRQMFGSE, encoded by the coding sequence ATGGGATGGAAGGAGACCGCCGAACCGGTGCTGACGCGGATGCCGTCAGTCGCGCGGCCGGAGGGGCACGTCCCCTTCCGGCGGAAGCTCGGCTGGACCGCGGGCATTCTCGTGTTGTATTTTTTCCTGACGAACGTCCAGCTGTTCGGGCTGGACGCCGGCACGCAGAGCGACCTGTTCGGCCGCTTCCGGTCGATCCTCGCCGGGTCACAGGGCTCGATCCTCCAGTTGGGGATCGGCCCCATCGTCACGGCGAGCATCGTTTTGCAGCTACTCGGCGGGGCCGATCTGCTCGGCCTCGACACGGACGACCCCCGCGATCAGGTGCTGTATCAGGGCCTCCAGAAGCTGCTGGTGGTCGTCATGATCTGTCTGACCGGGCTGCCGATGGTCTTCGCCGGCAACTTCCTGCCGGCCGACCCCGCCGTCGGCCAGTCGCTGAATATCGGTCTCGGCGGCGTCCAGGCCCTGCTGTTCGTCCAGATCGCCGTCGGTGGTATCCTCATCCTGTTCATGGACGAAATCGTCAGCAAGTGGGGCGTCGGGTCCGGCGTTGGACTGTTCATCATCGCCGGCGTGAGCCAACAGCTCGTCGGCGGGCTGTTCGCGTGGGAGGGCCTGGGCGGCACGCCCGGCTTCTTCCCGACGTGGTTCGCCATCCTGACCGGCGCCCAGGAGATCGCCTCGCCCCTCACCGCACAGGGGCTTCAGGCACTCCTGCTCGGCCAGGGGCAGTTGCTCGCGCTGGTGACGACGGTGCTCATCTTCGGTATCGTCGTCTACGCCGAGAGCGTTCGCGTCGAGATTCCCCTCTCGCACGCCCGCGTCAAGGGCGCTCGCGGTCGCTTCCCGGTGAAACTCATCTACGCCAGCGTCCTGCCCATGATCCTCGTGCGCGCCCTGCAGGCGAACATCCAGTTCGCCGGGCGCATCCTCAACAGCACGTGGACCGCGATGCCAGCGTGGCTCGGGCAGTACAGTAACGGCCAGCCCACCGCCGGGCTGTTCTACTACCTGGCACCGATCCAATCGCGCACCGACTGGATGTGGTGGCTCGCCGGGACCGCGGCCGAACCGTGGCAGATCGTGATCCGGGTGGGGCTCGACCTCTTCGTCATGGTCGTCGGCGGCGCCATCTTCGCCATCTTCTGGGTGGAGACCACCGGGATGGGCCCGGAGGCGACCGCCCAGCAGATCCAGAACTCCGGGATGCAGATTCCGGGCTTCCGGCGCAACCCGCAGGTCATCGAGAAGGTCATGGAGCGTTACATCCCACAGGTGACCGTCATCGGCGGCGCGCTCGTCGGCTTGCTCGCCGTCGGCGCCAACATGCTCGGTACCATCGGGCAGGTCTCCGGGACCGGCCTCCTGCTCACCGTCTCCATCACGTACAAACTGTACGAGGAGATCGCCGAAGAGCAGTTGATGGAGATGCATCCGATGATGCGCCAGATGTTCGGCTCGGAGTAA
- a CDS encoding 50S ribosomal protein L6 — protein sequence MNRTELEIPDDVSAEMDHLDLTVEGPNGSVTRRLWYPDVSVSVEGDHVVIESEADDASTRSTVGTFESHVQNMLHGVTEGWEYQMEIFYAHFPMQVTVEGDEVVIENFLGERAPRTVPIRGDTEVQVDGEEISLSGPDKEAVGQTAADIEQLTRVNDKDTRVFQDGVYITKKPKAGGA from the coding sequence ATGAACCGAACAGAACTCGAGATTCCGGACGACGTGTCCGCCGAGATGGACCATCTCGACCTGACCGTCGAGGGACCGAACGGGAGCGTCACGCGACGCCTCTGGTACCCCGACGTGTCGGTGTCCGTCGAGGGCGACCACGTGGTAATCGAGAGTGAGGCCGACGACGCCAGCACGCGTTCGACGGTCGGCACCTTCGAGAGCCACGTCCAGAACATGCTCCACGGCGTGACCGAGGGGTGGGAGTATCAGATGGAAATCTTCTACGCTCACTTCCCGATGCAGGTCACCGTCGAGGGCGACGAGGTCGTCATCGAGAACTTCCTCGGCGAACGCGCGCCGCGGACGGTTCCGATCCGCGGCGACACGGAGGTACAGGTCGACGGCGAGGAGATCAGCCTCTCCGGCCCCGACAAGGAGGCCGTCGGACAGACCGCCGCCGACATCGAACAGTTGACGCGGGTCAACGACAAGGACACCCGCGTCTTCCAGGACGGCGTCTACATCACGAAGAAACCGAAGGCAGGTGGCGCGTAG
- a CDS encoding N-acyl homoserine lactonase family protein, with product MPPTVTPRCCGSFRVGADLLVAGAEGVVEAPAIVYLIDAEETILVDTGFGPVDLMAELHPSYACHREPGQKLDAILDDEGYAPGDIDAVVLSHLDWDHCYGLGPFDDADTDIYVQRRELAYAVAPYPMHADRYEATSLGREPPWLTVDLTPLRGETALCPGVTVFPTPGHTVGHQSVAVETDAGTTVVAVDAVQTFENVPDDGDPVPGLPMDDLAWWESATKVVDRADRLLPGHEWGILGVEPAGLV from the coding sequence ATGCCCCCAACCGTCACGCCCCGTTGCTGTGGCTCCTTTCGCGTCGGTGCCGACCTCCTCGTCGCGGGCGCGGAGGGCGTCGTCGAGGCGCCCGCCATCGTCTACCTGATCGACGCCGAGGAGACGATACTCGTCGACACGGGGTTCGGCCCGGTCGACCTGATGGCGGAGCTACACCCGAGTTACGCGTGCCACCGAGAGCCAGGTCAGAAACTGGACGCCATCCTCGACGACGAGGGGTACGCGCCCGGCGATATCGACGCCGTCGTCCTCAGCCACCTCGACTGGGACCACTGTTACGGCCTCGGCCCCTTCGACGACGCCGACACCGACATCTACGTCCAGCGGCGGGAACTGGCGTACGCCGTCGCCCCGTATCCGATGCACGCGGACCGGTACGAGGCTACGTCGTTGGGGCGGGAGCCGCCGTGGCTGACGGTCGATCTGACGCCGCTGCGGGGGGAGACGGCGCTCTGCCCGGGCGTCACCGTCTTTCCGACGCCGGGACACACGGTCGGCCACCAGTCGGTGGCGGTGGAGACGGACGCGGGGACGACTGTCGTCGCCGTCGACGCGGTACAGACCTTCGAGAACGTCCCCGACGACGGCGACCCGGTGCCGGGACTGCCGATGGACGACCTGGCGTGGTGGGAGAGCGCGACCAAGGTGGTCGACCGCGCTGATCGTCTCCTACCGGGCCACGAGTGGGGGATTCTGGGGGTGGAGCCGGCGGGACTGGTGTAA
- a CDS encoding 50S ribosomal protein L5 has translation MSDAESAEFHEMREPRIEKVVVHMGVGEGGRELADAEDILEAVTGQRSVRTSAKRTVQEFNIREGDPIGAKVTLRDEAAEEFLETALALVDLSASQFDETGNFSFGIEEHTEFPSQEYDPNVGIYGLDVTVNLVRPGYRVAKRDKVSRSIPSGHRLDAADAVSFLESNFDVEVTE, from the coding sequence ATGAGCGACGCCGAATCCGCCGAGTTCCACGAGATGCGCGAACCGCGAATCGAAAAAGTCGTCGTCCACATGGGCGTCGGCGAAGGCGGTCGCGAACTCGCGGACGCCGAGGACATTCTGGAGGCCGTGACCGGCCAGCGGAGCGTACGGACGAGCGCCAAGCGGACCGTCCAGGAGTTCAACATCCGCGAGGGCGACCCCATCGGTGCGAAGGTGACGCTGCGCGACGAGGCCGCCGAGGAGTTCCTCGAGACGGCGCTCGCGCTGGTCGATCTCTCGGCCTCGCAGTTCGACGAGACCGGCAACTTCAGCTTCGGTATCGAGGAACACACCGAGTTCCCGAGTCAGGAGTACGACCCGAACGTCGGGATCTACGGGCTCGACGTGACGGTCAACCTGGTGCGGCCGGGCTACCGCGTCGCAAAGCGCGATAAGGTGTCGCGCTCGATCCCGTCGGGGCACCGCCTCGACGCCGCGGACGCGGTGTCGTTCCTCGAATCCAACTTCGACGTCGAGGTGACAGAATGA
- a CDS encoding 30S ribosomal protein S8, with amino-acid sequence MAGNDPLSNALSGLDNAESVGHLSHTVQPASNVIGSVLEVFYDRGYIDGFEFVDDGKSGRFEIELKGAINQCGVVKPRYSAGADEYEKWEKRYLPARDYGALVVTTSHGVMSHYEARERGIGGQVIAYVY; translated from the coding sequence ATGGCAGGGAACGACCCCCTCTCGAACGCGCTCTCGGGACTCGACAACGCCGAGAGCGTGGGACATCTGTCCCACACGGTACAGCCCGCCTCGAACGTGATCGGATCGGTACTCGAGGTCTTCTACGACCGCGGGTACATCGACGGCTTCGAGTTCGTCGACGACGGCAAGTCCGGTCGCTTCGAGATCGAACTGAAAGGTGCGATCAACCAGTGTGGCGTCGTCAAGCCCCGCTACTCGGCGGGCGCCGACGAGTACGAAAAGTGGGAGAAACGGTATCTCCCCGCCCGCGACTACGGGGCACTCGTCGTCACGACCAGTCACGGCGTCATGAGCCACTACGAGGCCCGCGAACGGGGCATCGGTGGCCAGGTGATCGCGTACGTCTACTAA